The following are encoded in a window of Natranaeroarchaeum aerophilus genomic DNA:
- a CDS encoding 2Fe-2S iron-sulfur cluster-binding protein, translating to MGGAGTIAISGFLGLFDDEEDEPEEDEPEEEENGEEDEPEEENGEEEAAEMYEVEFLEFDETIEVDEEEALLYAGLDEGWDLPYACEAGTCGQCTARYDGDANEVISHDGNEYLDDEQIEDGWFLTCVGYAEDDFAMETNVHPDDD from the coding sequence ATGGGCGGTGCCGGAACCATCGCGATTTCGGGTTTTCTCGGCCTGTTCGACGACGAAGAGGACGAACCGGAAGAAGACGAACCCGAAGAGGAAGAAAACGGCGAGGAAGACGAACCCGAAGAAGAGAACGGCGAAGAAGAAGCCGCCGAAATGTACGAAGTCGAGTTCCTGGAGTTCGACGAGACCATCGAGGTCGATGAAGAGGAAGCGCTGCTCTACGCCGGACTGGACGAGGGGTGGGATCTGCCCTACGCCTGCGAAGCCGGCACCTGTGGCCAGTGTACGGCCCGCTACGACGGGGATGCCAACGAGGTTATTAGCCACGACGGCAACGAGTACCTCGACGACGAGCAGATCGAGGACGGCTGGTTCCTCACCTGTGTCGGCTACGCCGAGGACGACTTCGCGATGGAAACAAACGTTCATCCCGACGACGACTGA
- a CDS encoding ethylbenzene dehydrogenase-related protein, protein MGDDQPAEPPIDEEQANEIEESLDGTFTMPRGSSETHRRRLLGAIGGLGTVAVAGCLGLFEEPDDDTADDPEPENGDEDDEETTERPDYTEIDTMMPDWAMKDLVISLDTQVAYNDEQIFFNFEWDWDVPNGWFHDLFVYEDDEWVRYGEPNPGAADPDYGVGDIFSGFTEDRLAFFIDDGSVEGFENFGGWLTIHEGTRTLPGAVEGEEVEEHPHHGDILENDDVRKYIPQSRNGEWWENDWDDVKDQEELDEMLENGEFLDMPMFRAHRGGPGGYGTTHCILDHRHGAMDEPSTRIRNSQDLVDGNPEYMFDPEVVEGGTLDLDEIYEGEVLQTDTHALIENENMVPFDEEEADIYEGAVIPRRYNRPDAVEGPGAIWQVDATWEDGTWTVQMWRDLSVGYLGETEFEPGEVYDFSPAVHGGGAQRWHWVGYPYKLGLGVEPEYQGESDELGTSELVAEEIEGEPDWDDIETYTLPLMYPGQTDWTWMISGEHPQVDDIRNNEINIWEYHDEAPEEFAQRMIDLEESMAPRK, encoded by the coding sequence ATGGGCGATGACCAACCGGCTGAACCGCCGATAGACGAAGAGCAAGCAAACGAGATCGAAGAGAGTCTCGACGGAACGTTCACGATGCCGCGGGGGAGTTCGGAGACTCATCGTCGGCGACTACTGGGTGCCATTGGTGGTCTCGGGACCGTCGCCGTCGCTGGCTGTCTCGGCCTGTTCGAGGAACCGGACGACGACACTGCTGACGATCCGGAGCCGGAAAACGGTGACGAGGACGACGAGGAAACAACAGAGCGTCCAGATTACACCGAAATCGACACGATGATGCCGGACTGGGCGATGAAAGACCTCGTCATCTCACTCGATACCCAAGTCGCGTACAACGACGAGCAGATTTTCTTCAATTTCGAGTGGGACTGGGACGTACCGAACGGTTGGTTCCACGACCTGTTCGTGTACGAAGATGACGAATGGGTACGGTACGGTGAGCCCAACCCCGGTGCCGCGGATCCGGACTACGGCGTCGGCGATATTTTCAGTGGCTTTACCGAGGATCGGCTGGCCTTCTTTATTGATGACGGTAGTGTCGAAGGATTCGAGAACTTCGGCGGTTGGCTTACTATCCACGAAGGAACGCGAACGCTGCCGGGAGCAGTCGAAGGTGAGGAAGTCGAAGAGCACCCCCATCACGGAGACATCCTCGAAAATGACGACGTCAGAAAGTACATTCCACAATCCCGAAACGGTGAGTGGTGGGAAAACGACTGGGACGATGTCAAAGATCAGGAGGAGCTCGACGAGATGCTAGAAAACGGTGAGTTCCTCGATATGCCTATGTTCCGGGCACACCGTGGTGGACCTGGCGGTTACGGAACGACACACTGCATCCTTGACCACCGCCATGGTGCAATGGATGAGCCCTCGACGCGGATTCGGAACAGTCAGGATCTCGTGGACGGCAACCCGGAGTACATGTTCGATCCGGAGGTCGTTGAGGGCGGGACATTGGACCTCGACGAGATTTACGAAGGGGAGGTATTACAGACCGATACGCACGCCTTGATCGAGAACGAAAACATGGTGCCGTTCGACGAGGAGGAAGCTGATATCTACGAGGGAGCAGTCATCCCCCGACGCTACAACCGTCCAGACGCAGTCGAGGGGCCAGGAGCGATCTGGCAAGTGGACGCAACGTGGGAAGACGGAACGTGGACCGTCCAGATGTGGCGTGACCTCTCTGTGGGGTATCTCGGTGAAACGGAATTCGAACCGGGTGAAGTCTACGACTTCTCACCGGCTGTCCATGGTGGAGGTGCCCAGCGCTGGCACTGGGTCGGATATCCGTACAAACTCGGACTCGGCGTCGAGCCCGAATACCAGGGTGAGAGTGATGAACTCGGCACATCGGAACTGGTCGCCGAAGAGATCGAGGGCGAACCAGACTGGGACGACATCGAGACCTACACACTTCCGCTGATGTACCCTGGTCAAACTGACTGGACATGGATGATCAGTGGGGAACACCCTCAGGTCGACGATATCCGAAACAACGAGATCAATATCTGGGAATACCACGACGAGGCTCCCGAGGAGTTCGCACAGCGCATGATCGATCTGGAAGAGTCGATGGCGCCGCGCAAATAA